CCGTTTTGGCACGTTCTATGTCATTTGTGAAGACGACAAGACAAAAAAGATTCCTCCTGACCAAACGGTTCCCTACGAAGAAAACCTCCTCGCCAGCGCCGCCCGGCTTGACCGCCGCATCGCTGAACTCCAGCAATCACAATCATCCGCTGCCGCCTTGAACGACCGTCCGCTGACCAACAATAGTTAATATTCCCATGGCTGATTCCAATAATCCCAACGACCCGCAAAATCCTGATCAACGTCCTCCAGGCGCGACTCCGCTATTCGCCGCCAACGAAAAAGTCGCGAAAATCAACGTCGCCGACGAAATCAAAAATTCGTTCCTCGACTATTCGATGTCCGTGATCATCTCGCGCGCTTTGCCCGACGTGCGCGACGGTTTGAAGCCTTCACAGCGGCGCATTCTTTTTGCGATGCACGACCTTTCGCTTTTTCCGAATCGCCAGCATCGTAAGTGCGCGAAAATTTGCGGCGATACCAGCGGTAATTACCATCCTCACGGCGAAGCGGTGATCTATCCGACCCTGGTACACATGGCGCAACCGTGGGCCATGCGCGAGCGGCTTATTGATGGCCAGGGAAATTTCGGTTCCGTCGAAGGCGACCCGCCCGCCGCCATGCGTTATACCGAAGCCCGCATGACCCATCTCGGCGCCGCCCTGATGGAAGACATGGACAAAGACACCGTTGATTTCGTCGCCAACTATGACGAGACACGCACGGAGCCCACCGTTTTTCCCGCCGCGTTTCCAAACCTGCTCATCAATGGCGGCACCGGCATCGCCGTCGGCATGGCCACCAACATGGCGCCGCACAATCTCGGCGAAGTCGTGGACGGCATTTGCGCGCAAATTGATAATCCGAACATCACGCTTCCGCAGTTGATGAAATTTATCAAGGGGCCGGACTTCCCGACCGGTTGCACCATCTGTGGCCTTGAGCCGATCAAAAAATATTTCGAAGACGGTCGTGGCAGCGTCAAGGTTCGCGGCAAAGTGGGCGTCGAACAATTAAAAGGCGGGCGCGAACAAATCATCATCACCGAAATTCCTTATAACGTAAACCGCGCGATCCTCGTCGAACGCATCGCCGAACTGGTCAACGAAAAGACCATCACCGACATCACCGCCATTCGCGACGAGTCGGATGAAAACACGCGCGTGGTGATCGAGTTGAAGCGCGACGCCATCGCCAAGGTGGTTATCAACAATCTCTATCAATTCACCGCGCTCGAATCCAGTTTCGCCGTCAATGCGCTCGCCATTGATCATGGCCGTCCCAAGACCCTTGGCCTCAAAGCCATTATCAGTTGTTACATCGAGCATCGCCGCGAAGTTGTGCTTCGCCGCACGCGCTTCGAGTTGCGCAAGGCTGAGGACCGCGCCGAAACGCTCGAAGGCTATCTCATCGCGCTCGCGAACATGGATGAATTCATCCGCATCATCCGCGGTTCGGCGAATCGTGAGGAAGCGCGCGTGAAACTGCTCGCGTTCGAATTTACCCGCGCGCAAGTGGAACAACTCGGCATTCTTATCCGCAGCGAAGCCCGGCTGACTGGCGGGCGTTATGCCTTCAGCGAAGCCCAGGCCAATTCCATTTTGGAACTTCGTCTCTATCAGTTGACCGGTTTGGAAATTGACAAGGTTCGCGCCGAATATGGACAGCTTATCGAGCGCATCAAGGACCTGCTCGATATTCTCGCCAAGGAATCGCGCGTGCTCGCGATCATCAAGGCCGAACTTCAAACCATCAAAGATAAATACGCCTCGCCGCGCCTGACCGATCTTGTTCCCGATGAAGGTGAAATCGCCATCGAGGATTTGATCGCGAACGAAGGCGTCATCATCACCATCACGCACAGCGGGCTTATCAAGCGCACCAATGTCAGTTCGTATCGCGCGCAACGGCGCGGGGGCAGGGGAGTGATCGGCATGACTACTCGCGAAGGTTCGGCGGGCGAGGGTGAGGCGGATGATTTCATCGAGCATCTTTTCACCGCCAGCACGCACGATTACCTGATGTTTTTCACGAACACCGGGCGCGTCTATGTCGAGCGCGTGCATGAGATTCCCGACATGGGCCGCGCCGCGAAAGGCCGCAGCATTGCCAACCTGCTCGAATTGAAGGCCGACGAAAAAGTTGCCGCGCTCATCCGAGTTATCTCCCGCACCGGCCCGAACAAGGAAGACGTCACCTGGCAGCAACCAGAGTTCCTATTTTTTGCGACGCAACAGGGAACCGTCAAGAAAACCGCGCTCGGAGAATTCAGCAACATGCGCAAGGGCGGCATCATCGCCATCGGCATTGACCCGGGTGACGCGCTGATCGCCGTCAAGCTCACCAGTGGCAATAACGAAGTTGTTCTCATCACGCGCGAAGGCCAAAGCATCCGCTTCTCTGAAGCAGACGTTCGCTCGATGGGCCGTCCCGCTGCCGGCGTTCGCGGAATCACGCTGGAAAAAACCGACGCCTTGGTGGCGCTGGAAGTGGTCGTGCCGAATGCCACCTTGCTTGTGGCCGGTGGCAACGGCGTCGGCAAACGCACCGACTTCGGTGAATATCGCGTTCAATCGCGCGGCGGCAAGGGCATCATCACCATGAAAACCACCGACAAAACGGGCGGCGTCGTCGGCGCGCTCACGGTACAGGATTCCGACGAGATCATGCTGATCACCGTCGGCGGACAGATGGTGCGCATCCCGGTCGCGGGCATCCGTGAAGCGGGCCGCAATACCCAGGGCGTAAAATTGATCAATCTCGATGCGAACGACAAACTCCAGGCGATCGCGCCCGTGATCAACGAGGAAAAAGAGGTCGCGGACAATGGCGAGCCCGGCGAACCGACTCCGCCACCGGCTGGTTGATCCGCCGGATTATTTTGCTCCGCAATTTTAAATCACAAACGCGCGGCTGCTTAAAACAGCCGCGCGTTTTGTTTACGCAATCGCTTAAAAGAAAAAAGAGACGCCCACTGCCGGGCCGGTTGCATTCACGCCGATATTACGGTCCCACAAGTCCGCGTTGGAAATATGTTGAAAGCGGTATTCGGCATTCAACGCGCAGCGCGGCGCGATGAAGTAATGAAAACCGAGCGCGGCATCCAGGTTGAAATTAAAATCCTTGCCGTCGTAATTGTGCGGAATATCGAGCGTCGTGCCGCCGCCACCGAGTTCGAGATACGGAACGAACTTCCAGTCTTGCGGGACGAAATTATAGCGGAACCAAAGTGTCGCGCCCGCGATATAACTTCCCGGCCCCTGATGAATCGTGGCTCCAAAAATTTCCGGCACCAATTCAAAGCTGCCGCGAAAAAAACTGTCGCCCTTGGGTTCCGTGACCATGAAGCCGGCCTCCGCGTAACCCATCGCGTAATCGAGGTTCGGCCGGTTCGAGCCGCGAATCACGTTCGCGTAAAAACTCGCGCCGCCCAAAGTGAATTCATGCCAGCCAAAACGAAAATTATCGTCAACGGAGTAAGTGGAAGACGAGTCCGCCTGGGCGAACAATGGCGCCGCCGCAGCCGCCATCACCAATAATTTCAAGCTATAGTTTTTTACAGTCCGTTTCATGTGCGCAAATTATATTTATCCAATTTTGTGGAGCTAGAAAAAAATGTCTGCCTAACGTCTCCGACATTAAAGCCTTACGAATTCCCGGAACAAAGTGAAAGTGTGCCGCCAATTTGAAATTTGTCAAATGCGTCACGGCGAAAGCCGTTCGATCAGCCAGGCTTGGCCGGGTTGGCGAACGTAACAAAAGCGATCATGCAGGCGGTTTGGACGTCCCTGCCAAAATTCAACCCGCGTTGGCGTTACGCAAAAACCACCCCAATACGGTGGCAGCGGCACGGTCTCACCGGGATATTTGGCCTCGAGTTCCGCAAGTTTTTTCTCGAGCGCAGCCCGGTCGGCAACCGCCTCGCTCTGATGCGAAACCCACGCGGACAGGCGGCTGCCCTTGGGGCGGCTGTTGAAATAATGCTCCGACTCCTCCCGCGAAACTTTGCTCACCGTGCCGGCGATGCACACCTGACGTTCCAGTTGCGGCCAAAAAAAAGTGAGCGCGGCATTTGGATTCGCATCCAGCTCGCGGCCCTTGCGGCTGTCGTAATTCGTGTAGAAAATGAATCCCCGCGCATCGGTATTTTTTAGCAGCACGATCCGCGACGAGGGACGTCCGTCCGCATCGGCGGTGGCGAGCGTCATGGCATTCGGTTCAGGAACGGCGGAAGCCACCGCCTGTTGAAACCATCTTGAAAATTGCGCAATGGGATCGGCGTCGAGGTCGGCACGACGCAAGCCCGCGAGCGTATATTCGCGGCGGTAGTCGGCTAAAGGCTTTTCTCCTGACATATTTTAATAAGCGAATTATGGCGCCGATCTGAATCAAAAATCAATCCGCGCTGGTCGAGCGGCGATCCACGCCCGCAATCTCCGGAGGAAAGGCCAGCGTACCGCGCCGATAATCCTTAATGCGCCATTGCAGGCACGGCCAGTATTTTTTGTGATTGCCCTGGTTGCGAGTTGGCCAATAAGTGTAAAACTCGCGATCAAGTTGTTGCAGTTCCGCAATATTCTTTTTCGCGTCGCGCTTCGCGGTGGCCGATTGTCCCGCGGCAAGCGACTGCTGCCATAACATAAATTTGCAAGAGTGCGCAGCCATGCGTGCGGCGAGATTCAATTCGGTTTTTAACATCTTTCCACTAGCGGAAGATGGCCGTGCTTGCTGAAGAATGGAAAGTTGTTTTTCCATTTCAGCCAAGGCGGCGCACACATTGTCTGGCGCGATCCGCGCGTAATATTTCAATCCATCGCGGCAAAACAGTTCGAGCAATTTTGGCGGCGGCGCTGCAATCGTCGCACCGAAAGGAGTGACGTTGGGAGCAAAATATTTAAATTTAGTGTGCGCGAATCCCAGTGCAAATGCAGCCTCGCCAGCTTTGCCACTCGGGTCTTCAAAAATGTCGCGATTAGCGACGGGCACGAGCAAATTTTCATCATAACTCGCCGCGCACCAACTCAAGGCGGCACCGGCAACATACGGAATGTAGCTCGCGGCCAGCGGTTGCATGTGGCCACCGTCGCCCCAATCGGTGTTGAGATAGCCGATGGCCCCGTGCTTGCGTCCCACGAGCGCGGCGGCTTTGAGATTGGCGAGCGCGGTGTCGTGACGTCCGATCAAAGTCATCCACGTGGACGTGCCGGGACAGACGTAAAAAGGAAC
The Verrucomicrobiia bacterium DNA segment above includes these coding regions:
- a CDS encoding acyloxyacyl hydrolase: MKRTVKNYSLKLLVMAAAAAPLFAQADSSSTYSVDDNFRFGWHEFTLGGASFYANVIRGSNRPNLDYAMGYAEAGFMVTEPKGDSFFRGSFELVPEIFGATIHQGPGSYIAGATLWFRYNFVPQDWKFVPYLELGGGGTTLDIPHNYDGKDFNFNLDAALGFHYFIAPRCALNAEYRFQHISNADLWDRNIGVNATGPAVGVSFFF
- the pdxH gene encoding pyridoxamine 5'-phosphate oxidase — encoded protein: MSGEKPLADYRREYTLAGLRRADLDADPIAQFSRWFQQAVASAVPEPNAMTLATADADGRPSSRIVLLKNTDARGFIFYTNYDSRKGRELDANPNAALTFFWPQLERQVCIAGTVSKVSREESEHYFNSRPKGSRLSAWVSHQSEAVADRAALEKKLAELEAKYPGETVPLPPYWGGFCVTPTRVEFWQGRPNRLHDRFCYVRQPGQAWLIERLSP
- the gyrA gene encoding DNA gyrase subunit A is translated as MADSNNPNDPQNPDQRPPGATPLFAANEKVAKINVADEIKNSFLDYSMSVIISRALPDVRDGLKPSQRRILFAMHDLSLFPNRQHRKCAKICGDTSGNYHPHGEAVIYPTLVHMAQPWAMRERLIDGQGNFGSVEGDPPAAMRYTEARMTHLGAALMEDMDKDTVDFVANYDETRTEPTVFPAAFPNLLINGGTGIAVGMATNMAPHNLGEVVDGICAQIDNPNITLPQLMKFIKGPDFPTGCTICGLEPIKKYFEDGRGSVKVRGKVGVEQLKGGREQIIITEIPYNVNRAILVERIAELVNEKTITDITAIRDESDENTRVVIELKRDAIAKVVINNLYQFTALESSFAVNALAIDHGRPKTLGLKAIISCYIEHRREVVLRRTRFELRKAEDRAETLEGYLIALANMDEFIRIIRGSANREEARVKLLAFEFTRAQVEQLGILIRSEARLTGGRYAFSEAQANSILELRLYQLTGLEIDKVRAEYGQLIERIKDLLDILAKESRVLAIIKAELQTIKDKYASPRLTDLVPDEGEIAIEDLIANEGVIITITHSGLIKRTNVSSYRAQRRGGRGVIGMTTREGSAGEGEADDFIEHLFTASTHDYLMFFTNTGRVYVERVHEIPDMGRAAKGRSIANLLELKADEKVAALIRVISRTGPNKEDVTWQQPEFLFFATQQGTVKKTALGEFSNMRKGGIIAIGIDPGDALIAVKLTSGNNEVVLITREGQSIRFSEADVRSMGRPAAGVRGITLEKTDALVALEVVVPNATLLVAGGNGVGKRTDFGEYRVQSRGGKGIITMKTTDKTGGVVGALTVQDSDEIMLITVGGQMVRIPVAGIREAGRNTQGVKLINLDANDKLQAIAPVINEEKEVADNGEPGEPTPPPAG